Proteins encoded in a region of the Cytobacillus luteolus genome:
- a CDS encoding YfkD famly protein, protein MKNKLSFVIAVLFLLSSISTITYADGKQDNKQENKYEIPNSVLNIAKENTYPNPTQDLPYLQPSDLAKELIDSSEVKIENPDLIRILNESSISTTPLAIGYRATIYLGQWPLSYESTETGTNWEYKKINTNFVDNRGGKAPVQIKYNQEAQKHIKGGLTAKIQGPEDVKKMMLIKAAEKTGLPLSFETIIGAGTKKDQVYNVPSKRLGYLYGYAPAVSEKGKVTYGEVYLVLKGSKKSLVVKNVTHQGIGAWIPVQDHVSFGFIASETPR, encoded by the coding sequence ATGAAAAATAAATTGTCTTTTGTAATTGCTGTCTTATTCCTTTTATCAAGCATTTCTACAATCACATATGCTGATGGAAAGCAAGATAACAAACAGGAAAATAAATATGAAATCCCTAATTCTGTATTAAATATCGCAAAAGAAAATACGTATCCAAATCCTACTCAGGATTTACCTTATCTTCAGCCGAGTGATTTGGCAAAAGAACTAATTGATAGCTCAGAGGTGAAAATTGAGAATCCGGATTTAATTCGTATTTTAAACGAATCTTCAATTTCAACAACTCCTTTAGCTATTGGGTATCGTGCAACAATCTACTTAGGTCAGTGGCCATTAAGCTATGAATCAACAGAGACCGGAACAAATTGGGAATACAAAAAGATCAATACAAACTTTGTCGATAATCGTGGTGGAAAAGCCCCGGTTCAAATAAAATATAACCAAGAGGCACAGAAGCATATTAAGGGTGGACTTACTGCGAAAATTCAAGGTCCGGAAGACGTAAAGAAAATGATGTTAATTAAAGCAGCAGAAAAAACAGGCTTACCTCTTTCATTTGAAACCATTATTGGAGCGGGGACTAAAAAAGATCAGGTCTACAATGTTCCTTCCAAGAGATTAGGCTATTTATATGGCTATGCTCCAGCGGTTAGTGAAAAAGGGAAAGTAACGTATGGTGAAGTGTATTTAGTATTAAAAGGTAGCAAGAAAAGCTTAGTTGTTAAAAACGTAACTCATCAAGGAATTGGTGCATGGATACCGGTTCAGGATCATGTATCATTTGGTTTTATTGCGTCTGAAACGCCAAGATAA
- a CDS encoding SE1561 family protein has product MGNAIHDKDSQLDYLKNRLNLFLEVIDSMDPESTDLDDIDRLIQMLDDLEGKYDQFKG; this is encoded by the coding sequence ATGGGTAATGCAATTCATGACAAAGACTCACAGCTAGACTATCTGAAAAATCGTTTAAACCTTTTTTTAGAAGTCATTGATTCAATGGATCCTGAATCTACGGATTTAGATGATATAGATCGTCTTATTCAAATGTTAGATGATCTTGAAGGAAAGTATGATCAGTTTAAGGGATAA
- the yfkAB gene encoding radical SAM/CxCxxxxC motif protein YfkAB → MLVQRQKITPSYDPWEAYLDIEQYGSGQLTNVEFTTTTLCNMRCEHCAVGYTLQPKDPEALPISLILQRLDEIEHLRSLSITGGEPMLSLKSVENYVLPLLKYAHERGVRTQINSNLTLDLERYEKIVPYLDVLHISHNWGTIDDFIEGGFAMMERKPTREQRIAYFDRMIENSKALSKAGVMVSAETMLNKRTLPYIETIHHQIVHEMNCARHEIHPMYPSDFASTLETLTLKEIREAIHKLLDIRDSKTWMLFGTLPFYACSSNQDDLALLKRLYASQNVTVRNDPDGRSRLNVNIFNGDIIVTDFGDAPALGNIQNTTLEAAYETWNRSHLAKELSCHCPAVKCLGPNILVKNSYYKDEDFTQKSARITL, encoded by the coding sequence GTGTTAGTGCAAAGACAAAAAATTACCCCTTCCTATGACCCCTGGGAAGCATATTTAGATATTGAGCAATATGGCTCTGGGCAGCTTACAAATGTAGAATTCACAACTACCACACTTTGCAATATGCGTTGTGAACACTGTGCCGTAGGTTATACACTACAACCAAAAGACCCAGAAGCGTTGCCAATTTCACTTATCCTTCAAAGATTAGATGAAATAGAGCACCTTCGTTCTCTTAGTATAACGGGTGGAGAGCCTATGCTTTCATTAAAATCAGTTGAAAATTATGTTCTACCTCTTTTAAAGTATGCCCATGAACGAGGGGTACGTACTCAAATCAATTCAAATTTAACCCTTGATTTAGAGCGCTATGAGAAAATTGTACCCTATTTAGATGTTCTACATATCTCACACAATTGGGGAACAATCGATGATTTTATTGAAGGCGGGTTTGCGATGATGGAACGTAAACCAACCCGAGAGCAAAGAATTGCCTACTTTGATCGTATGATTGAGAACAGTAAGGCACTAAGCAAGGCTGGAGTGATGGTGTCAGCCGAAACGATGCTCAATAAACGAACTCTTCCTTATATTGAGACAATCCATCACCAAATAGTCCATGAAATGAACTGTGCAAGACATGAAATACACCCAATGTACCCAAGTGATTTTGCAAGCACTCTTGAAACGTTAACTCTTAAAGAAATTAGAGAGGCCATTCACAAATTACTAGATATACGTGATTCAAAAACCTGGATGCTATTTGGCACACTTCCTTTCTATGCTTGCAGTAGTAACCAAGATGATTTAGCACTTCTTAAAAGACTCTATGCGAGTCAAAACGTAACGGTTCGTAATGATCCAGATGGAAGATCGCGATTAAACGTAAATATCTTTAATGGAGACATCATTGTCACTGATTTTGGTGATGCTCCTGCTCTAGGGAATATTCAAAATACTACCTTAGAAGCAGCATATGAAACATGGAATAGATCACACCTAGCTAAAGAGCTCTCTTGCCACTGTCCTGCTGTTAAGTGCTTAGGCCCGAATATATTAGTTAAAAATAGTTATTATAAGGACGAAGACTTTACCCAAAAAAGTGCTAGAATTACCTTATAA